The sequence below is a genomic window from Pirellulales bacterium.
GCCTTCAGCATGACCTCCGCCGAGCGCAAGACCCTGCTCGTGGCCGGCGCCGCGGCGGGCATGTCGGCGACATTTGCCACGCCCTTGGCGGCGGTGCTGCTGGCTGTCGAGCTGTTGCTATTCGAATGGCGGCCGCGCAGCCTGGCGCCGGTCGCGCTGGCCAGCATCGCGGCCGCCTTGCTGCGCCCCTACCTGTTGGGCCCGGGCCCCTTGTTTCCGGTGACCGCGCATGGGCAGTTGTCCGCCGATGTGTTGTTGGCGGCGGCCTTTGTCGGCTTAATGGCCGGGGTGTTGTCGATGCTGCTCACGATCGCCGTCTACGGCGCGGAAGACGCGTTCGCCCGGTTGCCAATTCATTGGATGTGGTGGCCCATGATCGGCGGCCTGGTCGTGGGGATTGGCGGCTACTTTCAACCGCGCGCGCTGGGGGTCGGCTACGACGTCATCGAAGACCTGCTGCGCGGAAATTATGTTCCCCGGCTGCTGATCACCTTGATCGTGGTGAAGGCCCTGATCTGGTCGATATCGCTTGGCTCGGGCACCTCCGGCGGCGTGCTGGCGCCATTGCTCATGATGGGGGGCGCGCTCGGCGCGATCGAAGCGGGCTTTCTGCCAGGCAACGACAAGGCGTTGTGGCCGCTCATCAGCATGGCGGCGGTGCTAGGCGGCACGATGCGGGCGCCGTTGACCGCCGTCGCGTTCGCCATTGAATTGACTTACGACATTGCCGCCTTGCCGGCGCTGCTTTTGGCCTCGATCACGGCCTACACCTTTTCGGCGCTGGTCATGAAACGGTCGATCTTGACCGAGAAGATCGCGCGCCGAGGTTATCACGTCAGCCGCGAGTACTCCGTCGATCCCTTGGAGACGTTGTCCGTTGGCGAAGTCATGACGGCCGATGTGGTCATGGTCCCCGCGTCGCTACCCATCGACGAGTTGCTCTCGCAGTATTTCGCCGGTGGCAGCATCTACAAGCATCAGAGTTATCCCGTTCAAGACGCCGATGGCCGCTTGCTGGGGCTGGTCACCAAACGAGACTTATTGGACCATTGGCTGGCGCGACATGCCGCGCGGTCGGCGGACGACAACGCGGCCATCGATCCGATCATCGCGTACGACTTGATCCGGCGGCAGCCGATTGTGGCCTATCCCTGGGAAACGTGCCGCACCGCCGCGCTGCGCATGGCGCAAGCGGGCGTTGGCCGCCTGATGGTGGTGTCGCAAGACGCCCCGGATCAACTGCTCGGCATCATTACGCGCAGCGACCTGCTCAAAGCGCGAACTCGCTTGGCCACCGAAGAAGTGCAGCGCGATCGATTTATCGCGTTTCGCTTGCCGCGCAAGACAGGCTAACGCCCGCGCGCAATCGACACTTTCAAATTGCCTTGCCGGCTTGTCGCCCGGTGACATATTCGCCGGGCTGCTAGCCGCGGCGTCGTAGTTGCGCTCGCGGCGAGAGGGAAGAAAGCTCCGACGGCTTTCTTCCCCTGACGGCTAACTCGCTACTTGCGATCCCTAGAAACTCCCCATGCCAGCGCCGATCCCCACGCCGATCCCGCCGCCAAACGTCGAACCCCCCATGCCAGCGCCCAACCCGCCGTAGTTGAAGCCGCCGAAACCAGGACCGTAGTTGTAGCCCCGATACCCGGTCCCCCACGTGCCGTTGTAGTAGCCGCCGCTGGTGTACGGCCCAAAGTTGTAATAGCCATTGGGGCTGTAGTTGTAATAGCTACCTGGGCCATAGTAATAATTGGGCCCCGGCCGATAGCCTGACCGGTATCCATAGCCGGTGTAATAAGGCCCATCATAGTAGCCAGAGTTGCCAATGTACGTGCGCTCGCGTGTTGTCACGAGCTGGTCTGGCGGAACCCAACTCGAACCATTCCAAACCACCCAGGTCTTGCTCGGCAGCCAATACCACCACCGCCCATGAAACATGCGATAACGCCACTGATTGTCTTGTGAGCTTTTCGCCCGCGTGCTCGAGTCGGGCATCGCGCCCCGCGCGCTCAGATCGGAGTCGAAGGTGGTGGCGTCATCGGCCTGGGCGCCATTCGTTGTCGGGGTCTCAGTAGCTGCATCGGTCGCCGGATTGGCTGCGCTGGCGTCCGCGTTCTCCGCGGTAGCCGCCGATGGTTGCGACACTGGCGCCTGGCCCGCGGCTTCGACGCGTTCCGGCGCCACCGCGCTAGCCGCTGGTTCGTCGGCAATGCTCGCAGGCTGGGTGGCAGCGCTCGCAGGCTCGCTCGTGCTGTTCGGCGGCGCCTTGTTGTTGTCGTCGGCCGCTTGTCCCACGGCAATGCCACCGCCAAGCGCCACGGCAATCATCAAAAAATGGCCTAAGTATTTCCGCATGTGCCTTCTCCTGATGGGGGGATCGATGCGCCGGACACCGTGCGCTTCGAATTGCCTGCAACCCACAATAAGCAAGGAACGTGCCAGAATCGAATCGTCGCGCGGCATTTCGCCAAAGCGCGGGTCAAATCGGCAATTCACCAGTCACTTGCGCGATCAGCGGATCGATTCGACCATCTGCTCCAGATCGCTCTTGTCGTACTTGGCGGCACTGGCGCGCGCGTGCAAGACGGCGGTCCCCTCCTTGCCCTTGAACTGCCCCGAGACCACCCAGTACTTCTCGTTCGACACCTGTCCCTTGGCCGACGAAAAGATAAACTCCGCCGGCTCGCCATGAATGGTCAGTTCGCGCGTTTCCGAACTCTGCTTGTCCTCATCGATTTGTTCGTCCACGTCGGTGTCGTGCTCGTGGTCGCGAATCGATTGATCAATCCGCGCCATCAATTGCTCGCGCGTGTTGCGACTCACGTCCTGATAGAACTGCCCCAGCACCAAAAAGTTGTCGTACTCGTCCCCGTCGCTCTTGTCGGAATACACCGTCCACGACCACAACCGCTGACCAATCACCGGCACGCGCATGTCAAACGCCATGTCGGGCAGAAAGTCGGCCGGCAGGTCGATCTCGGCAATCTCGGCCGTGCGCGCCCGGATCACCTCGGGCTCGTCGCTACGGCTCACCATGCTCTCAGCGAGTCGATAGCTGTAGATGGCGAACACCCCCACGCCGCCGCACAACAACAGCATGGCCACGCCGCAGCCAATGCCCATCCCCAACAAGATTCCGCTCCGCGAACGGCGCGGCGCGACGTTGGGCAGGGGAGGGGGGGCCTGGGATGCGAATTCTTGCGACATGTGTCGTCAGTTTCCCTGTATTGCCGGGGCCAAATCAGCCGGCGCCACAACGCGATTAGGCGCCAGTTGAGGGCGATTGTCATGGCGGCGCGCCGCGATTGTCAATTGAACGCTCCGTTACACCGCTAGGATTCGCCGCCGCTGCGCAGAATAATAGTCTCAAATCAATTTGGCGCCCGACGCTCAACGACGCTCCTCATGCAGCATTTACTCGATTATTCGCCCGCTGGCCTTCAATCTTGGCTCGCCGAGCGCCAATTTCCGCGCTTTCGGGCAGACCAGATTCGCCGCTGGCTCTTTCATCGACGCGCCGGCGACTTTGTCGAAATGACCGACCTTTCCAAGGCCGAGCGCGAGCGATTGGCCGCCGAAGCCTGCCTCTGGACCACTCAGATCGCCGCCCAGCGCCGCGCCACAGACGGCACCGAAAAGCTGCTGTTCGCCTTGCATGATCGCCAACGCATCGAGTGCGTGCTGATACGCGACGACCCGCGCCGCACCATTTGCATCAGCACCCAGGTCGGCTGCGCCATGGGTTGCGTCTTCTGCGCCAGCGGCCTCGATGGCGTCGAACGCAACCTGTCGACCGGCGAAATCGTCGAGCAAATGCTCCGCCTCAATCGCCTCTTGCCGGCCGATGAACGACTCAGCCATATCGTGGTGATGGGCATGGGAGAGCCGCTGGCCAACCTCAAGAACCTGCTCCCTGCCCTCGAGCACGCCACCAGCGACGTCGGACTGGGCATCAGCGCGCGGCGGATCACCATTTCCACGGTTGGCCTGCCCGAGGGAATCCGCCGCCTCGCCGCCGAGGATTTGCCGTATCACCTGGCGATCTCGCTGCACGCGCCCAACGACGAACTGCGCAACCAACTGGTGCCGGTCAACCAGAACATCGGCATCGCGCCGATCATGGAGGCGGCCGAGGAGTATTTTGCCGCCACCGGCCGGCGACTGACCTTTGAGTATGTGCTGCTGTCCGAAATCAACGATCGCCCCGAGCACGCCCGTCAATTGGTCCGACTGCTGCGCGGCAAGACGGCCCTCTTGAACGTCATTCCCTATAACCCAGTGGCCGGACTGCCATACAAAACACCAACGTGCGCGGCCATGCGCGAGTTCCGGCATCTGTTGCTGGCGGGCAACATCAACGTCAAGTTCCGCCAACGCAAGGGAGATCGCATCGACGCCGCTTGTGGCCAGTTGCGCCGGGCCGAACCCGAGGTGGTCACGCTGGCGCCCCCCGCGGCGCCTTAACCGCGGATCATCGACTTGCTGACCTGGCCGGCGTTGATCGCGTCGATCAGTTGTCGCAGTCGCCCCAGGTTGCGACGATTGAAGCGAAACACCAAGCGCGGCAGCTCCGCCAGTTCTTTCTCGTCGCGCTCTTCTGGCAGCGCGCCGGTTTGCTTGAATGTCCCCTCGGTCACAATGTCGGCAAACGCCGTTTGTATCTCGGCCAGCAGCTTGTCGGACAATGGCGCCTTCAGCCGGAACACCAGCTTGTTGCGCACGTAGCGCATGCTGTGATACACGCGATAGAACCCGATGATCTCGTCCACCGCGTCCGCGACGCTGTCGGTGATCTTGTAGAGCGACAAATCCTCGCGCGAGATCATGCCGTCGGCCAACAGGTAATCGAGCACGTACTGGTTCCACGCCGTCCAAAAACTCCCTCCCGGCGCGTCGAGAAACACCACCGGCGCCATGTCGCGCTTGCCGGTTTGCAACAGCGTCAGCACCTCGATGCCTTCGTCCAATGTGCCAAAGCCGCCTGGCAGCAGGCACACCGCGTCGCACTCCTTCACGAACATCAGCTTGCGCGTGAAGAAATACTTCATATGCACCAGCTTCGAGTCGCCGGCGATCACCGGGTTGGCGCTCTGCTCGAAGGGGAGCATGATGTTCAGCCCCATCGAGTTCTCGCGCCCGGCGCCGCGATGCCCCGCCTCCATGATGCCGCTGGCGGCGCCCGTCAGCACCAGCCATTTCTTGTCCGCCATCGCTCGGCCAAACGCCTCGGCCTGCGCGTAGGTGGGATGATCGGGCCGGGTACGGGCCGATCCAAACACCGTCACCTTGCGCCGCGTGCGGTACGGCGTAAACACCTTGAAGGCGTAGCGCAGCTCGCGTATCGCCCGGCTGAGCAGCTTCAAGTCGCCTCGGCTGGTGTGGTCGCTCGCCAGCTTGTCTGCCGAAAGCTTGATCTCGTCGATCAAGTCGCTGATGCGCCGCGCGTCGACCGGCGCGTCGGCATGGCCATTGGTCGCCGACTCATTGGCCGAACTCGGCGCCGCGATATCGGGCGGCGCGCTGGGCTGTGAAGTCTTTTTGTCCTTCGGCAATTCCTTGCCGCCAGTCGAGTCGCCGCCAGATTCGGTCACGCAATTCTTTCCGCGTGAAGCGTAGGGCGGCTCGTCTGGGCGCCTCGCGAAGCAGCCGCCCACGCAGGGGGCGAGGCCATGCACATTCCGCTGCCATTATACCCTGCCCGCTCGCGGCGCGCCCGGCGGCGGCAAAAGCGAGCGACTCACGCCTGGCGCTGGCCAACGACCGTGGCGATTTGTTCCCGGGTCACCGGTCGAATCACCCCCGCCTCGCAGATGATCGCCGCGATCAGTCGCGCCGGAGTGACATCGAACGCCGGGTTGTACACCTTCACGCCGGGGGGCGCCGTCTCGCGCCCAAAACCGTGCGTGATCTCGCGCGGGTCGCGTTCTTCGATCGGGATCTGTTCGCCGCTGTCGAGCGTCAAATCGAAGGTGCTCACCGGCGCCGCCACATAGAACGGAATCCCATGCGCCTCGGCCAGCACCGCCACCGAGTAAGTGCCGATCTTGTTGGCGGTGTCTCCGTTGGCGGCAATGCGGTCGGCGCCGGTCACCACCGCCTGCACGCGCCCCTCGCGCATCACCTGCGCCGCCATCGAATCGCAGATTAGCGTCACGTCAATGCCGCGCTGCTGCAGTTCCCAGGCCGTGAGCCGCGCGCCCTGCAAGAGCGGCCGCGTCTCGTCGGCGAACACTCGCAACCGTTTCCCTTGTTCCTCGGCCGCGAACATCACCGCCAGCGCCGTGCCGTAGTCGGCCGTCGCCAGTCCACCGGCGTTGCAGTGCGTGAGCACCCCTTGGCCGTCGCGCAATAGCTCGGCGCCGATGCGCCCGATCTCGCGGCAGATGCGCTGGTCGTCTGCATGGATGGCGCGCGCCTCGGCCAGCAGTCGCGCGCGGACCTGCGCCGCCGGTTTGCCTTGCATCGACCTGCCCACCGCGCGCATGCGGTCGAGCGCCCAAAACAGGTTCACGGCGGTCGGCCGGCTGGTGGCCAGGTAATCGCAGGCCGTGTCGAGCCGCGCCGACACGTCGCTGTCGCTTGCTCCACGCAGCGCCACGCACACCCCATACGCCGCCGCAATGCCGATCGCCGGCGCGCCGCGCACGCGCAGCGACTTGATCGCCTCCCACACCGTGGGCGCGTCGTGGCACTCGATCTCGCGCAGTTCCGTCGGCAGCAGCGTCTGGTCGATCAGTGTCAGGCAGCCGTCGCTGTCTCCCACCCAGCGCAGCGTCGGCAAATCGGCGGCGGTTGTCTTCACTTCACACCAAGAATCGCGGGTGATACGGCAACCCGAACGTGTCGGCCACCGCCCGATTGGTTATTTGCCCTTCGTACAGATTCACCGCCCGCGCGATGGCCCGCGAGCCGGTGGCCGCCGCCTCGATGCCGCTGCGCGCGATCTGCAGCACATACGGCAGCGTCACATTGCACAGCGCATAGGTGCTGGTGCGCCCCACCGCCCCCGGCATGTTGGTCACGCAGTAGTGCAGCACGCCATCGACCATGAATGTTGGCTCGCTGTGCGTCGTGGGGCGACTGGTGGCCACGCAGCCTCCCTGGTCGATCGCCACGTCGATGATCACCGCCCCCGGCTTCATCGTTTTCAGATCATCGGCGTCGATTAGTCGCGGCGCCTTCGCCCCTGGGATGAGCACCGCCCCAATCACCAGATCGGCGCGGGCAATCTGCTCGCGAATCGTATGTCGGTCGCTGTACAAGCAATCGACGTTCGCCGGCATGATGTCATCGAGGTAGCGCAGCCGGTCCATGTTGATGTCCAATAGGCCGATATTGGCGCCAAAGCCGGCCGCTACCTTCGCCGCGTTCGCCCCCACCACACCGCCGCCGAGCACGGTGATATTGGCCGGGGCCACGCCGGGCACGCCCCCCAGCAATATTCCGCGCCCC
It includes:
- a CDS encoding chloride channel protein → MTKTLPIEKHKGDFSAQLRLLWIALLAIVVGAIGACFAVALLWLIALFTNLFYYHEFSGVIRSPAAAAADWRFVFVPAIGGLIIGLMARYGSSQIRGHGIPEAMEAILIGQSRMKPKVAVLKPISSAISIGSGGPFGAEGPIIMTGGAAGSIIAQAFSMTSAERKTLLVAGAAAGMSATFATPLAAVLLAVELLLFEWRPRSLAPVALASIAAALLRPYLLGPGPLFPVTAHGQLSADVLLAAAFVGLMAGVLSMLLTIAVYGAEDAFARLPIHWMWWPMIGGLVVGIGGYFQPRALGVGYDVIEDLLRGNYVPRLLITLIVVKALIWSISLGSGTSGGVLAPLLMMGGALGAIEAGFLPGNDKALWPLISMAAVLGGTMRAPLTAVAFAIELTYDIAALPALLLASITAYTFSALVMKRSILTEKIARRGYHVSREYSVDPLETLSVGEVMTADVVMVPASLPIDELLSQYFAGGSIYKHQSYPVQDADGRLLGLVTKRDLLDHWLARHAARSADDNAAIDPIIAYDLIRRQPIVAYPWETCRTAALRMAQAGVGRLMVVSQDAPDQLLGIITRSDLLKARTRLATEEVQRDRFIAFRLPRKTG
- the rlmN gene encoding 23S rRNA (adenine(2503)-C(2))-methyltransferase RlmN, yielding MQHLLDYSPAGLQSWLAERQFPRFRADQIRRWLFHRRAGDFVEMTDLSKAERERLAAEACLWTTQIAAQRRATDGTEKLLFALHDRQRIECVLIRDDPRRTICISTQVGCAMGCVFCASGLDGVERNLSTGEIVEQMLRLNRLLPADERLSHIVVMGMGEPLANLKNLLPALEHATSDVGLGISARRITISTVGLPEGIRRLAAEDLPYHLAISLHAPNDELRNQLVPVNQNIGIAPIMEAAEEYFAATGRRLTFEYVLLSEINDRPEHARQLVRLLRGKTALLNVIPYNPVAGLPYKTPTCAAMREFRHLLLAGNINVKFRQRKGDRIDAACGQLRRAEPEVVTLAPPAAP
- a CDS encoding LOG family protein — encoded protein: MAAPSSANESATNGHADAPVDARRISDLIDEIKLSADKLASDHTSRGDLKLLSRAIRELRYAFKVFTPYRTRRKVTVFGSARTRPDHPTYAQAEAFGRAMADKKWLVLTGAASGIMEAGHRGAGRENSMGLNIMLPFEQSANPVIAGDSKLVHMKYFFTRKLMFVKECDAVCLLPGGFGTLDEGIEVLTLLQTGKRDMAPVVFLDAPGGSFWTAWNQYVLDYLLADGMISREDLSLYKITDSVADAVDEIIGFYRVYHSMRYVRNKLVFRLKAPLSDKLLAEIQTAFADIVTEGTFKQTGALPEERDEKELAELPRLVFRFNRRNLGRLRQLIDAINAGQVSKSMIRG
- the mtnA gene encoding S-methyl-5-thioribose-1-phosphate isomerase; amino-acid sequence: MKTTAADLPTLRWVGDSDGCLTLIDQTLLPTELREIECHDAPTVWEAIKSLRVRGAPAIGIAAAYGVCVALRGASDSDVSARLDTACDYLATSRPTAVNLFWALDRMRAVGRSMQGKPAAQVRARLLAEARAIHADDQRICREIGRIGAELLRDGQGVLTHCNAGGLATADYGTALAVMFAAEEQGKRLRVFADETRPLLQGARLTAWELQQRGIDVTLICDSMAAQVMREGRVQAVVTGADRIAANGDTANKIGTYSVAVLAEAHGIPFYVAAPVSTFDLTLDSGEQIPIEERDPREITHGFGRETAPPGVKVYNPAFDVTPARLIAAIICEAGVIRPVTREQIATVVGQRQA
- the ald gene encoding alanine dehydrogenase, yielding MIIGVPKEIKRDEYRVAMLPVGVEELTRAGHRVLVEVGAGLGSGIADDQYAAQGAELIEQATEVFARAEMIVKVKEPLAAEWPLLRRGQVVFTYFHFAADRTLTEAVLTSGAVAVAYETLADDQGRLPLLTPMSEVAGRMSIQEGAKYLERPQMGRGILLGGVPGVAPANITVLGGGVVGANAAKVAAGFGANIGLLDINMDRLRYLDDIMPANVDCLYSDRHTIREQIARADLVIGAVLIPGAKAPRLIDADDLKTMKPGAVIIDVAIDQGGCVATSRPTTHSEPTFMVDGVLHYCVTNMPGAVGRTSTYALCNVTLPYVLQIARSGIEAAATGSRAIARAVNLYEGQITNRAVADTFGLPYHPRFLV